In one Corallococcus sp. EGB genomic region, the following are encoded:
- the ada gene encoding bifunctional DNA-binding transcriptional regulator/O6-methylguanine-DNA methyltransferase Ada codes for MATKTEALAAATMGDPRWAAVVARDAAADGRFFYSVRTTGVYCRPSCGARTPRPENVGFHVTMQAAEQAGFRACKRCKPGEPSLAVKHADRVAELCRFIQAAEAPPSLEELAERAGLSPYHLHRVFKAVTGLTPKGYAAAQRAERIRTGLTKRRSVTEAIYDAGFNSSGRFYETSSQVLGMTPTNFRAGGANTEIRFAIAECSLGPILVAASNRGVCAILMGDDPDALAKDLQDRFPQATLVGGDATFEQLVAKVVGFVEAPRVGLDLPLDVRGTAFQQRVWQALREIPAGKTASYTDIAERIGAPKSVRAVAQACGANALAVVIPCHRVVRNDGALSGYRWGVERKRALLEREAQR; via the coding sequence ATGGCGACGAAGACGGAGGCCCTCGCGGCGGCGACGATGGGCGACCCGCGCTGGGCGGCGGTCGTCGCTCGGGATGCGGCGGCGGATGGGCGCTTCTTCTATTCCGTGAGGACGACGGGCGTGTACTGCCGTCCGTCATGCGGAGCCCGGACGCCGCGGCCGGAGAACGTGGGGTTCCACGTAACGATGCAGGCGGCGGAGCAGGCGGGATTCCGAGCATGCAAGCGGTGCAAGCCGGGGGAGCCCTCCCTCGCCGTGAAGCACGCGGACCGGGTGGCCGAGCTGTGCCGCTTCATCCAGGCCGCCGAGGCCCCGCCGAGCCTGGAGGAGCTGGCCGAGCGCGCGGGCCTGTCGCCGTATCACCTGCACCGCGTATTCAAGGCGGTGACGGGCCTGACGCCCAAGGGCTACGCGGCGGCGCAGCGGGCGGAGCGGATCCGCACGGGGCTGACGAAGCGCCGCTCCGTCACCGAGGCCATCTACGACGCCGGGTTCAATTCGAGTGGCCGCTTCTACGAAACCTCCAGCCAGGTCCTGGGCATGACACCAACGAACTTCCGCGCCGGGGGCGCGAACACGGAGATCCGCTTCGCCATCGCGGAGTGCTCGCTGGGTCCCATCCTGGTGGCCGCGAGCAACAGGGGCGTGTGCGCCATCCTGATGGGAGATGATCCGGACGCGCTGGCGAAGGACCTCCAGGACCGCTTCCCGCAGGCGACGCTGGTGGGCGGGGACGCGACGTTCGAGCAGCTTGTGGCGAAGGTCGTGGGCTTCGTGGAGGCGCCGCGCGTGGGCTTGGACCTGCCGCTAGACGTGCGAGGCACGGCGTTCCAGCAGCGCGTGTGGCAGGCGCTGAGGGAAATCCCGGCCGGGAAGACGGCGAGCTACACGGACATCGCGGAGCGGATTGGTGCACCGAAGTCGGTGCGGGCCGTGGCGCAGGCATGCGGCGCGAACGCGCTGGCGGTGGTGATTCCGTGCCACCGGGTGGTGCGCAACGACGGCGCGCTGTCTGGCTATCGCTGGGGCGTTGAGCGCAAGCGCGCGCTGCTGGAGCGCGAGGCGCAGCGGTGA
- a CDS encoding C45 family autoproteolytic acyltransferase/hydolase, whose protein sequence is MPHLRLMWKRSRLLWPALAVCASASAWAAPASIAVPNAGFESVANNLPQGWTASGQGKVSARTDAKSEGSRSLVIESPQGGAETTVQSEPVRLQVGRLYRLSAWVRTQGVQADAQARYPTALGACLSMQSFPFTNCSPPQGADQSGRVQVLFFATQSTDRVRAHLGHNGKATGTAWFDDVKLEEVDDITAYVPMESVRWAGKGFRYDDGGWVYVHIEGEPYERGRQYGELVSQEIVRYIEKLGIQKDKADAAKGWAQVRLLADSLFLRRFEPEYLEEMKGIADGANVGGAKFKGPDGKERDLDVLDVVALNSAVDLGQLDEANRVTASPLSGRTFLKGEDENGRAGEGDHCSSFVATKSATKDGRVVMGQIFMWNGYTGVHWDVVLDVQPTKGHRFVMQTFPGGIHSGSDWMLNDAGVIIGETTVGQTPFNIDGTPQSNRIRKAVQYANSIDDVERILKDRNNGLYTNDWTLADTKTDEGACLLLGTAKTRLWRTGSKGKAADTPGNLKDFIWANNNNRDPEVRKESLANANNAPLDLAFNTWNRDIAFQEAYAKYGKGGFDVDSATRMMASSPINRPHACDGKVTTSEMAEKLMFLAHYGKTTLREKMVGSRWIPDLPGATPHLSLGYTAFSPIYVAEQLKAAKAKQKPEPKADKPKRDFARVKDALSFDEKKLWSNTVFPATDGDNWFGSGSAAYWTQLKDLPEGDDLSKAFDTQRDALAELNARYLYVTAREGDVVPSAARTDYGRYGTYAVPRIKGTYLLHQLRLILGNAKFARVMDAVHTKFANKKLTTQDFIRIASEAAGQDVGPLVKQWVERGGLPAPRLTSRAQKAKEGYEVTLKVDQSGTPWRFATLVEVQTEKGAVLDRVEVKGASDTFTVKVADRPVRVVFNVGNDIPVARERYQTLANTLDDWDKLLFVYGSAHQVESMRTLATNYREQLADASPERLAPIKPDAEVTDAELADRDLVVFGGLEDNGLLARLQAEKKLPVELGRRFFRWQGTTYGRADDGLAMALPNPWNPKRTLYLFVANSGLELWHMTRSFQRGLQSWALFRAGEVSGKGFHATESLTQELSVDLPAPKLGMLTP, encoded by the coding sequence ATGCCCCACCTGCGTCTGATGTGGAAACGCTCCCGTCTGCTCTGGCCTGCGCTGGCCGTCTGCGCCTCGGCCTCCGCATGGGCGGCCCCCGCGTCCATCGCCGTCCCCAACGCCGGCTTCGAGTCCGTCGCCAACAACCTCCCCCAGGGCTGGACCGCCTCCGGTCAGGGCAAGGTCTCCGCTCGCACCGACGCGAAGTCCGAGGGCAGCCGCAGCCTCGTCATCGAAAGCCCCCAGGGCGGCGCGGAGACCACCGTCCAGTCCGAGCCCGTGAGGCTCCAGGTGGGCCGCCTCTACCGGCTCTCCGCCTGGGTGCGCACCCAGGGCGTGCAGGCGGACGCGCAGGCCCGCTACCCCACGGCGCTGGGCGCGTGTCTGTCCATGCAGAGCTTCCCCTTCACCAACTGCTCGCCGCCGCAGGGCGCGGACCAGAGCGGCCGCGTGCAGGTGCTGTTCTTCGCCACCCAGTCCACGGACCGCGTGCGCGCGCACCTGGGCCACAACGGCAAGGCCACCGGCACCGCGTGGTTCGATGACGTGAAGCTGGAGGAGGTGGACGACATCACCGCGTACGTCCCCATGGAGAGCGTGCGCTGGGCCGGCAAGGGCTTCCGCTACGACGACGGTGGCTGGGTGTACGTCCACATCGAGGGCGAGCCCTACGAGCGCGGCCGCCAGTACGGCGAGCTCGTGTCGCAGGAGATCGTCCGCTACATCGAGAAGCTCGGCATCCAGAAGGACAAGGCGGACGCCGCGAAGGGCTGGGCGCAGGTGCGCCTGCTCGCGGACTCGCTGTTCCTGCGCCGCTTCGAGCCCGAGTACCTGGAGGAGATGAAGGGCATCGCCGACGGCGCCAACGTGGGCGGCGCGAAGTTCAAGGGCCCGGATGGCAAGGAGCGCGACCTGGACGTGCTGGACGTCGTCGCCCTCAACTCCGCCGTGGACCTGGGCCAACTGGACGAGGCCAACCGCGTCACCGCGTCCCCGCTCTCCGGCCGCACCTTCCTCAAGGGCGAGGACGAGAACGGCCGCGCGGGGGAGGGTGACCACTGCTCTTCGTTCGTGGCGACCAAGTCCGCGACGAAGGACGGCCGCGTCGTCATGGGCCAGATCTTCATGTGGAACGGCTACACCGGCGTCCACTGGGACGTGGTGCTGGACGTGCAGCCCACCAAGGGCCACCGCTTCGTGATGCAGACCTTCCCGGGCGGCATCCACAGCGGCTCTGACTGGATGCTCAACGACGCGGGCGTCATCATCGGTGAGACGACCGTGGGCCAGACGCCCTTCAACATCGACGGCACCCCGCAGAGCAACCGCATCCGCAAGGCCGTGCAGTACGCGAACTCCATCGACGATGTGGAGCGCATCCTCAAGGACCGCAACAACGGCCTCTACACCAACGACTGGACGCTCGCGGACACCAAGACGGATGAGGGCGCGTGCCTGCTGTTGGGTACGGCGAAGACGCGCCTGTGGCGCACGGGCAGCAAGGGCAAGGCCGCGGACACGCCTGGAAACCTCAAGGACTTCATCTGGGCCAACAACAACAACCGCGACCCGGAGGTCCGCAAGGAGTCCCTTGCCAACGCGAACAACGCCCCGTTGGACCTGGCCTTCAACACCTGGAACCGCGACATCGCCTTCCAGGAGGCCTACGCGAAGTACGGCAAGGGCGGCTTCGACGTGGACAGCGCCACGCGCATGATGGCCTCCAGCCCCATCAACCGCCCGCACGCGTGCGACGGCAAGGTCACCACGTCGGAGATGGCGGAGAAGCTGATGTTCCTCGCCCACTACGGCAAGACGACGCTGCGCGAGAAGATGGTGGGCAGCCGCTGGATCCCCGACCTGCCCGGCGCCACGCCGCACCTGTCCCTGGGCTACACCGCCTTCAGCCCCATCTACGTGGCGGAGCAGCTCAAGGCCGCCAAGGCGAAGCAGAAGCCGGAGCCCAAGGCGGACAAGCCCAAGCGCGACTTCGCTCGCGTGAAGGACGCGCTCAGCTTCGACGAGAAGAAGCTCTGGTCCAACACCGTGTTCCCCGCGACGGATGGGGACAACTGGTTCGGCAGCGGCTCGGCCGCGTACTGGACGCAGCTCAAGGACCTGCCGGAAGGGGATGACCTCTCCAAGGCCTTCGACACCCAGCGCGACGCGCTCGCGGAGCTCAACGCTCGCTACCTGTACGTCACGGCTCGCGAGGGCGATGTGGTGCCGTCCGCCGCGCGCACGGACTACGGCCGCTACGGCACGTACGCGGTGCCTCGCATCAAGGGCACGTACCTGCTGCACCAGCTGCGGCTCATCCTGGGCAACGCGAAGTTCGCCAGGGTGATGGACGCGGTGCACACGAAGTTCGCCAACAAGAAGCTCACCACCCAGGACTTCATCCGCATCGCGTCGGAGGCCGCCGGCCAGGACGTGGGGCCGCTGGTGAAGCAGTGGGTGGAGCGCGGCGGCCTGCCCGCGCCGCGGCTCACCTCGCGCGCGCAGAAGGCGAAGGAGGGCTACGAGGTGACGCTGAAGGTGGACCAGTCCGGCACGCCCTGGCGCTTCGCCACGCTGGTGGAGGTGCAGACGGAGAAGGGCGCCGTGCTGGACCGCGTGGAGGTGAAGGGGGCGAGCGACACCTTCACCGTGAAGGTCGCGGACCGGCCGGTGCGCGTGGTGTTCAACGTGGGCAACGACATCCCCGTGGCCCGCGAGCGCTACCAGACCCTGGCCAACACGCTGGATGACTGGGACAAGCTCCTCTTCGTGTACGGCTCCGCGCACCAGGTGGAGTCCATGCGCACGCTGGCCACGAACTACCGCGAGCAGCTGGCGGACGCGTCCCCGGAGCGGCTGGCCCCCATCAAGCCGGACGCCGAGGTGACGGACGCGGAGCTGGCGGATCGCGACCTGGTCGTCTTCGGCGGCCTGGAGGACAACGGGCTGCTGGCGCGCCTCCAGGCGGAGAAGAAGCTGCCGGTGGAGCTGGGCCGGCGCTTCTTCCGCTGGCAGGGCACGACGTACGGCCGCGCGGATGACGGCCTGGCCATGGCGCTGCCCAACCCCTGGAACCCGAAGCGGACGCTCTACCTCTTCGTCGCCAACAGCGGCCTGGAGCTGTGGCACATGACGCGCTCGTTCCAGCGCGGCCTCCAGAGCTGGGCCCTGTTCCGCGCGGGCGAGGTGAGCGGCAAGGGCTTCCACGCCACCGAGAGCCTCACCCAGGAGCTGTCCGTGGACCTGCCCGCTCCCAAGCTGGGCATGCTCACGCCCTGA
- a CDS encoding TetR/AcrR family transcriptional regulator, with amino-acid sequence MNRDSKSEAPVKRLRSRLKEATADAILSAAAEVFARDGLHAAKMESIAEQAGVSVGTLYNHFTDRAALLDALRAKRRQVMLDRLDAALAPVAERPAREQLRAFVMAVFAHVAERDAFVRVLMQLPEDPARKSRMLAELNRRVMVILDRGIQAGEVRAEGRSLYPALLMGMVRGALDRLREDDAANPPAAAWAEEILRVFLKGIEVD; translated from the coding sequence ATGAATCGGGATTCAAAATCTGAGGCGCCCGTCAAACGGCTGCGCTCACGTCTGAAGGAAGCCACCGCCGACGCCATCCTGTCGGCGGCCGCGGAGGTGTTCGCTCGCGACGGCCTGCACGCGGCGAAGATGGAGTCCATTGCCGAGCAGGCGGGCGTGTCGGTGGGGACGCTCTACAACCACTTCACCGACCGCGCGGCCCTGCTGGACGCGCTGCGCGCCAAGCGCCGCCAGGTGATGCTGGACCGGCTGGACGCGGCCCTGGCCCCCGTGGCCGAGCGGCCCGCGCGCGAACAGCTGCGCGCCTTCGTGATGGCGGTGTTCGCCCACGTGGCGGAACGCGACGCGTTCGTGCGGGTGTTGATGCAGTTGCCGGAGGACCCTGCGCGCAAGAGCCGGATGCTGGCGGAGCTCAACCGGCGCGTGATGGTCATCCTCGACCGGGGCATCCAGGCCGGGGAGGTCCGCGCGGAAGGGCGCTCGCTCTATCCGGCTCTCTTGATGGGGATGGTGCGCGGCGCCCTGGACCGCCTGCGCGAGGACGACGCCGCGAACCCTCCGGCGGCCGCCTGGGCGGAGGAGATCCTCCGCGTCTTCTTGAAGGGCATCGAGGTCGACTGA
- a CDS encoding DHA2 family efflux MFS transporter permease subunit, with protein MATAVATPEVLAPAAPKVPVNKWLVTLSVTFGTLMGAIDSSIVNVALPQIRGAVGATVQEITWATTGFVIATVMVMPLTGFLGRMFGQKRVYLACLVLFVAGSFLCGLAWNLPTLVLFRFLQGLGAGALQPTEQAILRQTFPPKEQGTAMAIFGMAVMVGPAIGPTLGGYIVDNWHWSWIFFINVPVGILGFFMVARFVQEDEQLRATARLEAEKQRKHMDWAGITLLCMGLATLQYFLEEGQADDWFESPVIVICALISATCLIAFVIRELTAEAPAVNLRLFKDPVFASGTLLGALVFAVLMASMFLLPVFMQELLGFTATQSGFSLMPRTLVMMLMMPIVGRLYGKVPARILVGAGIVFAGFGAFEMSHFSLATGSSNIIAAIALQGVGFSLMFVPLSATALGSIPRERMADATGLNSLLRQIGGSVGLAIFTTLLSRYTVLSKASIAAHLNPERWEVASRMAATQKGLMQHGLDAASASMASLQMMVGTVSRQAMVLAFDKLFVLAALMFVVVLPLIYFLKDPPSVGGSHEKPHIDVEI; from the coding sequence ATGGCGACAGCTGTCGCAACACCGGAGGTCCTGGCGCCAGCGGCGCCCAAGGTCCCCGTCAACAAATGGCTCGTCACGCTCTCCGTGACGTTCGGCACGCTGATGGGCGCCATCGACTCGTCCATCGTGAACGTCGCGCTGCCGCAGATCCGCGGCGCTGTCGGCGCCACGGTGCAGGAGATCACCTGGGCCACCACCGGCTTCGTCATCGCCACGGTGATGGTGATGCCGCTCACCGGCTTCCTGGGCCGCATGTTCGGCCAGAAGCGCGTGTACCTGGCGTGTCTGGTGCTGTTCGTCGCGGGCTCGTTCCTGTGCGGCCTCGCGTGGAACCTGCCCACGCTGGTGCTCTTCCGCTTCCTGCAGGGACTGGGCGCGGGCGCGCTCCAACCCACCGAGCAGGCCATCCTCCGGCAGACGTTTCCGCCCAAGGAGCAGGGCACCGCGATGGCCATCTTCGGCATGGCCGTGATGGTGGGCCCGGCCATTGGCCCCACGCTGGGCGGCTACATCGTGGACAACTGGCACTGGTCCTGGATCTTCTTCATCAACGTGCCGGTGGGCATCCTGGGCTTCTTCATGGTGGCCCGCTTCGTCCAGGAGGACGAACAGCTGCGGGCCACCGCGCGCCTGGAGGCTGAGAAGCAGCGCAAGCACATGGACTGGGCCGGAATCACGCTGCTCTGCATGGGCCTGGCCACGCTCCAGTACTTCCTGGAGGAGGGGCAGGCGGATGACTGGTTCGAGTCCCCCGTCATCGTCATCTGCGCGCTCATCTCCGCCACGTGCCTCATCGCCTTCGTCATCCGCGAGCTGACCGCGGAGGCTCCCGCGGTGAACCTGCGGCTGTTCAAGGATCCGGTGTTCGCGTCCGGCACGCTGTTGGGCGCGCTGGTGTTCGCGGTGCTCATGGCCAGCATGTTCCTGCTGCCGGTGTTCATGCAGGAGTTGCTCGGCTTCACCGCGACACAGTCCGGCTTCTCGCTGATGCCGCGCACGCTGGTGATGATGTTGATGATGCCCATCGTCGGGCGGCTGTACGGCAAGGTGCCGGCGCGCATCCTGGTGGGCGCGGGCATCGTGTTCGCGGGCTTCGGCGCGTTCGAGATGAGCCACTTCTCGCTCGCGACGGGCTCCAGCAACATCATCGCGGCCATCGCGCTGCAGGGCGTGGGGTTCAGCCTGATGTTCGTGCCGCTCAGCGCCACGGCGCTCGGCAGCATCCCGCGCGAGCGCATGGCGGACGCGACGGGCCTCAACTCCCTCTTGCGTCAGATTGGCGGGTCCGTGGGCCTGGCCATCTTCACCACGCTCCTGTCGCGCTACACCGTGCTGTCCAAGGCCTCCATCGCGGCGCACCTGAACCCGGAGCGGTGGGAGGTGGCCAGCCGCATGGCCGCGACCCAGAAGGGGCTCATGCAGCATGGCCTGGACGCCGCGAGCGCCAGCATGGCCAGCCTCCAGATGATGGTGGGCACCGTGTCGCGGCAGGCCATGGTGCTCGCGTTCGACAAGCTCTTCGTATTGGCGGCGCTGATGTTCGTGGTGGTGCTGCCGCTCATCTACTTCCTCAAGGACCCCCCGAGCGTCGGGGGCTCCCACGAGAAACCGCACATCGACGTGGAGATTTAA
- a CDS encoding HlyD family secretion protein, whose translation MATTTTAPQLVPEAAPAPAAAAQAKRGKRGFLILGVIVAALVLGIGGFKVLTAGQESTDDAQVEADVVPLAARVSGPVVKVAVVDNATVHQGDVLLQIDPRPYEARVKQAEAELESARAQAVAADAQATVAAAGAKGGLSSAKALVSTSTSAVSSAEAQVAAARAALTRAEAQARKATLDLERAQSLRQQNVVAQSALDDAQTANDTAQAALAGARAQLAVAEEGRRTAESKVAEAKGQLDVSAPIDEKIAAAQASASLAHARVKGAEAALDQAKLQLEDTRIVAPADGQVSKLSVHVGQLLSPGQSVAELVPTTTYVVANFKETQVGHMKPGQRVEVELDAFSGEKLEGRVESLSGGTGARFSLLPPDNASGNFVKVVQRVPVRISWVHPPEGLALRAGLSADVTVHTK comes from the coding sequence ATGGCAACGACAACGACTGCTCCCCAATTGGTCCCCGAAGCGGCGCCCGCGCCCGCCGCCGCGGCGCAGGCGAAGCGCGGCAAGCGGGGCTTCCTCATCCTCGGCGTCATCGTGGCCGCCCTCGTGCTGGGCATAGGCGGCTTCAAGGTCCTCACGGCTGGTCAGGAGTCCACCGACGACGCGCAGGTGGAGGCGGACGTGGTGCCCCTGGCCGCGCGCGTGTCCGGCCCGGTGGTGAAGGTGGCGGTGGTGGACAACGCCACCGTGCACCAGGGCGACGTGCTCCTCCAGATCGACCCGCGTCCATACGAGGCGCGCGTGAAGCAGGCGGAAGCGGAGCTTGAGTCCGCGCGCGCCCAGGCGGTCGCTGCGGACGCACAGGCCACGGTGGCGGCGGCCGGCGCGAAGGGTGGCTTGTCCAGCGCGAAGGCGCTCGTGTCCACGAGCACGTCCGCGGTGAGCAGCGCCGAAGCACAGGTGGCGGCGGCCCGTGCGGCCCTGACGCGCGCCGAGGCCCAGGCGCGCAAGGCGACGCTGGACCTGGAGCGCGCCCAGAGCCTGCGTCAGCAGAACGTGGTGGCGCAGAGCGCGCTGGATGACGCACAGACGGCCAATGACACGGCGCAGGCCGCGCTCGCGGGTGCTCGTGCGCAGCTCGCCGTGGCGGAGGAAGGCCGGCGCACGGCGGAGAGCAAGGTGGCGGAGGCGAAGGGGCAGCTCGACGTGAGCGCGCCCATCGACGAGAAGATCGCCGCTGCCCAGGCCAGTGCGTCACTGGCGCACGCTCGGGTGAAGGGCGCGGAGGCCGCGCTCGACCAGGCGAAGCTGCAACTGGAGGACACGCGCATCGTCGCTCCGGCGGATGGCCAGGTGTCCAAGCTGTCCGTGCACGTGGGCCAGCTGCTCTCCCCCGGCCAGTCCGTGGCGGAGCTGGTACCCACGACGACCTACGTGGTGGCGAACTTCAAGGAGACGCAGGTGGGCCACATGAAGCCCGGCCAGCGCGTGGAGGTGGAGCTGGATGCCTTCTCCGGTGAGAAGCTGGAGGGCCGGGTGGAGAGCCTGTCCGGCGGTACCGGCGCCCGCTTCTCCCTGCTGCCGCCCGACAACGCGTCCGGCAACTTCGTGAAGGTGGTGCAGCGCGTGCCCGTGCGCATCAGCTGGGTGCACCCGCCGGAGGGCCTGGCCCTGCGCGCCGGCCTCTCCGCCGACGTGACGGTGCACACGAAGTAG
- a CDS encoding GNAT family N-acetyltransferase — MSARVSSSVEVVPYRPELREHFERLNRQWIEKDFRIEGSDEASFADPHGMFVAPGGEVFFALVDGQVLGTCALGREDAETFELCKMAVAPEARGRDLGDALMRAALATARQRGAKRMVLVTNSALGPALGLYRKHGFVTTRTGPEIARETGYSRADVEMAVEL; from the coding sequence GTGAGCGCCAGGGTCTCCTCGTCCGTCGAGGTCGTCCCCTATCGGCCGGAGTTGCGCGAGCACTTCGAGCGGCTCAACCGGCAGTGGATTGAGAAGGACTTCCGCATCGAAGGCTCGGACGAGGCCTCGTTCGCGGACCCGCACGGGATGTTCGTGGCGCCGGGGGGCGAGGTGTTCTTCGCGCTCGTGGACGGGCAGGTGCTGGGCACGTGCGCGCTCGGACGCGAGGACGCGGAGACGTTCGAGCTGTGCAAGATGGCGGTGGCCCCGGAGGCGCGGGGCCGCGACCTGGGCGACGCGCTGATGCGGGCCGCGCTGGCCACGGCCCGGCAGCGAGGCGCGAAGCGGATGGTCCTGGTGACGAACAGCGCGCTCGGGCCAGCGCTGGGCCTCTACCGCAAGCACGGCTTCGTCACGACGCGGACGGGCCCGGAGATAGCGCGGGAGACGGGCTATTCGCGCGCGGACGTGGAGATGGCCGTCGAACTCTGA
- a CDS encoding MFS transporter, translating to MIEQETALPATAAGEEPRWSWPPLFGLLEVQFGAAVGYLQTAVPYWLAKDGMPLAEIGVLSGTAFSPHAWKLLWVPLIDLGPWRRVWYGVSTLLTALLILACAVFPEPAQHLGLFTLLLTALQAAATTAHAALNGLMATTSRPSDKGRTGGWQMAGNVGSTAMMGALAIFLATQFSRQVAGIVLATMVLASGAGIFWITERNDASTAPTGPLFKAAVDRVKSIVMDLVKTAFSRDGLIMLVLCLAPVSCGALTNLFSAMAGAYQVPEHTVEMVNGPGMGVTGAVGSLMGGWLSDRMNRKLAYALMGGATALCAFAMAAGPLTTDTYIWGSLAYSLANGAGFAAFAGMVLEMVSEGAAVTTKYSLFVAASNFAISYTTALDGHASEFRGIGTRATIAADGLITLVGISIVALIFVLFLRKKPAAAAATV from the coding sequence TTGATTGAACAAGAAACTGCCCTTCCGGCCACCGCCGCCGGCGAGGAACCGCGCTGGTCCTGGCCCCCGCTGTTCGGCCTGTTGGAGGTGCAGTTCGGCGCCGCCGTGGGCTACCTGCAGACGGCGGTGCCGTACTGGCTGGCGAAGGACGGGATGCCGCTGGCGGAGATTGGCGTGCTGTCCGGCACGGCGTTCTCACCGCACGCGTGGAAGCTGTTGTGGGTGCCGCTCATCGACCTGGGGCCGTGGCGCCGCGTCTGGTACGGCGTGAGCACGCTGCTCACCGCGCTGCTCATCCTGGCGTGCGCGGTGTTCCCGGAGCCCGCGCAGCACCTGGGGCTCTTCACGCTGCTGCTCACCGCGCTGCAGGCCGCGGCCACGACGGCGCACGCGGCGCTCAACGGGCTGATGGCCACGACGTCCAGGCCGTCGGACAAGGGGCGCACGGGCGGCTGGCAGATGGCGGGCAACGTGGGCTCCACCGCGATGATGGGCGCGCTGGCCATCTTCCTGGCGACGCAGTTCTCGCGGCAGGTGGCGGGCATCGTGCTGGCCACGATGGTGCTGGCGAGCGGCGCGGGCATCTTCTGGATCACCGAGCGGAATGATGCCTCCACCGCGCCCACCGGGCCGCTCTTCAAGGCGGCGGTGGACCGGGTGAAGAGCATCGTGATGGACCTGGTGAAGACGGCGTTCAGCCGGGACGGGCTCATCATGCTGGTGCTCTGCCTGGCGCCGGTGAGCTGCGGCGCGCTCACCAACCTCTTCAGCGCGATGGCGGGCGCGTATCAGGTGCCGGAGCACACCGTGGAGATGGTGAACGGCCCGGGCATGGGCGTTACCGGCGCGGTGGGCTCGCTGATGGGCGGCTGGCTGTCGGACCGGATGAACCGCAAGCTCGCCTACGCGCTGATGGGCGGCGCCACGGCGCTGTGCGCGTTCGCCATGGCTGCGGGCCCCCTGACGACGGACACGTACATCTGGGGTTCGCTCGCGTACAGCCTGGCCAACGGCGCGGGCTTCGCGGCCTTCGCCGGCATGGTGCTGGAGATGGTGAGCGAGGGCGCGGCGGTGACGACGAAGTATTCGCTCTTCGTCGCGGCCTCCAACTTCGCCATCAGCTACACGACGGCGCTGGACGGGCACGCGTCGGAGTTCCGGGGCATCGGCACGCGCGCCACCATCGCGGCGGACGGGCTCATCACGCTGGTGGGCATCAGCATCGTGGCGCTCATCTTCGTGCTCTTCCTGCGCAAGAAGCCCGCCGCGGCGGCCGCCACGGTGTGA